GTGATCCTGATGGCGATCGAGCTGATCCTGCTCGCGGTGAATATCAACCTCGTCGCGTTCAGCGCCTTCCTGGGCGACATGACGGGGCAGGTCTTCGCGATGTTCGTGCTGACCGTCGCCGCCGGCGAGGCGGCGATCGGGCTCGCGATCCTGGTCGTCTATTTCCGCGGCCGGGGCACGATCGCGGTCGACGACGTCAACCGGATGAAGGGATAAACACCGGTGGAAACGTCGATTCTCCTCATCGTCTTCCTGCCCCTGCTCGCGGCCATCGTCGGCGGGCTGGGCAATCGCGCGCTGGGCAACACGGTGGTGAAATCGCTCACCACCGGGGCGCTGTTCGTTTCCTGTGCGCTGTCGTGGCCGATTTTCCTCGGCTTCGTTGCCGGCAGCGCCGAGGCGCAGGTCGTGCCCGTGCTGCAATGGGTGCAGTCCGGTGCGCTGAGCTTCGACTGGGCGCTGCGGGTCGATACGCTGACGGCGGTGATGCTGGTGGTGATTACTACCGTTTCCGCGCTCGTCCACCTCTACAGCTGGGGCTACATGGCGGAAGACCCGGACCAGCCGCGGTTCTTCGCCTACCTCTCGCTGTTCACGTTCGC
The sequence above is a segment of the Pelagerythrobacter marensis genome. Coding sequences within it:
- the nuoK gene encoding NADH-quinone oxidoreductase subunit NuoK is translated as MIGIEHYVVVGAILFVLGVLGIFLNRKNVIVILMAIELILLAVNINLVAFSAFLGDMTGQVFAMFVLTVAAGEAAIGLAILVVYFRGRGTIAVDDVNRMKG